One genomic region from Blastococcus sp. Marseille-P5729 encodes:
- the prcB gene encoding proteasome subunit beta, translated as MPHDTPFGGLPAPYLSEGGSSFTDFLGRAQPDLLPGRRPLPPGTIGADAPHGTTIVSATFAGGVVIGGDRRATMGNLIAQRDIEKVYAADAHSAIGIAGAAGIALDMVRLFQIELEHYEKIEGATLSLDGKANRLSAMLKGNLSIALQGLAVLPLYVGYDEDQAPERAGRIFSYDVTGGCYEEQFFHAIGSGSMFAKSSLKKLWNRDLDENGVVHALIEALYDAADDDTATGGPDLTRGLFPICMVITRDGVRRVTDAEIEQICDDVLSGRTQRLRRDRSVSSEHTPQGSGR; from the coding sequence GTGCCACACGACACTCCGTTCGGCGGACTGCCGGCCCCCTATCTGAGCGAGGGCGGCTCGTCGTTCACCGACTTCCTTGGCCGCGCCCAGCCCGACCTGCTGCCCGGGCGCCGCCCACTGCCGCCCGGCACCATCGGGGCCGACGCGCCGCACGGCACCACCATCGTCAGCGCCACCTTCGCCGGCGGCGTGGTGATTGGCGGGGACCGGCGCGCCACCATGGGCAACCTGATCGCCCAACGCGACATCGAGAAGGTGTACGCGGCCGACGCGCACAGCGCGATCGGCATCGCCGGAGCCGCCGGCATCGCCCTCGACATGGTCCGGCTCTTCCAGATCGAGCTCGAGCACTACGAGAAGATCGAGGGCGCCACGCTCTCCCTCGACGGCAAGGCCAACCGGCTCTCCGCCATGCTGAAGGGCAACCTCTCGATCGCCCTCCAAGGGCTCGCCGTACTGCCGCTGTACGTCGGGTATGACGAGGACCAAGCCCCAGAGCGCGCCGGCCGGATCTTCAGCTACGACGTCACCGGCGGATGCTACGAGGAGCAGTTCTTCCACGCCATCGGATCGGGCTCGATGTTCGCCAAGAGCTCGCTCAAGAAGCTCTGGAACCGCGATCTGGACGAGAACGGCGTCGTTCACGCCCTCATCGAGGCGCTCTACGACGCCGCGGACGACGATACCGCCACGGGCGGGCCGGACCTCACCCGCGGACTGTTCCCGATCTGCATGGTCATCACCCGCGACGGCGTCCGGCGGGTCACCGACGCCGAGATCGAGCAGATCTGCGACGACGTCCTCTCCGGACGCACGCAGCGCCTGCGCCGCGACCGCTCCGTCTCCAGCGAGCACACCCCCCAAGGCTCCGGCCGATGA
- the prcA gene encoding proteasome subunit alpha, which translates to MTMPMYASAEQIMRDKTDYARKGIARGRSVVVLSATDGVVLIAENPSSTLHKVAEIYDRIGFAAVGRYNEFENLRQAGIRYADTRGFAYDRRDVTGRGLANAYAQTLGTIFSEQLKPFEVEICVAEVGPTQADDQLYRLTFDGSVVDEPGFVAMGGQSDAITTSLKSSYDDTIDIQQAITIVVQALSSGGNGPDREIPSTNLEVAVLERGREGRAFRRLSTARIEEILGNGEPASSPDEPQSAKPGQADSATTPAPESHDTQDDQAMSTGGESEPPRDEPGENQPSS; encoded by the coding sequence ATGACTATGCCCATGTATGCCTCGGCCGAGCAGATCATGCGGGACAAGACCGACTACGCCCGCAAAGGCATCGCCCGTGGTCGCTCCGTCGTCGTCCTGTCCGCAACCGACGGCGTCGTCCTCATCGCCGAGAACCCCTCCTCGACCCTGCACAAGGTCGCCGAGATCTACGACCGCATCGGGTTCGCCGCCGTCGGCCGGTACAACGAGTTCGAGAACCTCCGCCAGGCCGGAATCCGATACGCCGACACCCGCGGCTTCGCCTACGACCGCCGCGACGTCACCGGACGCGGCCTCGCCAACGCCTACGCCCAGACCCTCGGCACCATCTTCAGCGAGCAGCTCAAGCCCTTCGAGGTCGAGATCTGCGTCGCCGAGGTCGGACCCACCCAGGCCGACGACCAGCTCTACCGGCTCACCTTCGACGGATCGGTCGTCGACGAACCAGGTTTCGTCGCCATGGGAGGCCAATCCGACGCCATCACCACCAGCCTCAAGAGCAGCTACGACGACACCATCGACATCCAGCAGGCCATCACGATCGTCGTCCAGGCACTCTCGAGCGGCGGCAACGGTCCGGACCGGGAGATTCCCTCCACCAACCTCGAGGTAGCGGTGCTCGAACGCGGCCGCGAAGGCCGCGCCTTCCGGCGGCTTTCCACCGCCCGAATCGAGGAAATCCTCGGCAACGGCGAACCGGCCTCCAGCCCTGACGAGCCGCAATCCGCCAAGCCCGGCCAGGCGGACTCCGCCACCACACCCGCTCCGGAGTCACACGACACCCAGGACGACCAGGCCATGAGCACCGGCGGCGAATCCGAGCCGCCCCGCGACGAACCCGGCGAGAACCAGCCCTCCTCATGA
- the pafA gene encoding Pup--protein ligase: protein MSVLPRRIFGIETEYGVTCTFQGQRRLSPDEVARYLFRRVVSWGRSSNVFLANGSRLYLDVGSHPEYATAECDSLHDLVVHDRAGERILEGLMHEAEERLAAEGIDGQIYLFKNNTDSAGNSYGCHENYLITRNRELSKTTEVLVPFLLTRQIICGAGKVLQTAKGTVYAFSQRAEHVWEGVSSATTRSRPIINTRDEPHADAEKYRRLHVIVGDSNCSESTTLLKVASCDLVLRMVESGVSFPDLTIENPIRAIREISKNIDDLAAIRMANGSTMTAVEIQRVYLQRAIEFCAQNDVDPEHRQAVTLWEHTLDAIESGNYSAINRSIDWAIKKNLIDRYRERNGLDLDDPRVLQLDLAYHDIKRGRGLFPVLEAKGAVDRLSTDEQVSSAETTPPQTTRAKLRGDFVRTAQELRRDVTVDWVHLKLNDQSARTILCRDPFKNVDERVERMIEGMRQAAPRPR, encoded by the coding sequence ATGAGCGTGCTGCCGCGCCGCATCTTCGGCATCGAGACTGAATACGGCGTCACCTGTACATTCCAAGGCCAGCGCCGCCTCTCACCCGACGAAGTCGCCCGCTACCTCTTCCGCCGCGTCGTCTCCTGGGGACGCTCCTCCAACGTGTTCCTCGCCAACGGATCCCGCCTCTACCTCGATGTCGGCTCGCACCCCGAGTACGCCACCGCCGAGTGCGACTCGCTGCACGACCTCGTCGTCCACGACCGCGCAGGGGAGCGGATCCTCGAAGGACTCATGCACGAAGCCGAGGAACGGCTCGCCGCCGAAGGAATCGACGGGCAGATCTACCTTTTCAAGAACAACACCGACTCCGCCGGCAACTCCTACGGCTGCCACGAGAACTACCTGATCACCCGCAACCGCGAGCTCAGCAAGACGACCGAGGTGCTGGTCCCTTTCCTGCTCACCCGACAGATCATCTGCGGCGCCGGGAAGGTCCTGCAGACCGCCAAAGGAACCGTCTACGCCTTCAGTCAGCGAGCCGAGCACGTGTGGGAGGGGGTCTCCAGCGCGACCACGCGCTCGCGCCCCATCATCAACACCCGCGACGAGCCGCACGCCGACGCCGAGAAGTACCGTCGCCTGCACGTGATCGTCGGCGACTCCAACTGCAGCGAGAGCACCACGCTGCTGAAGGTCGCCTCCTGCGATCTCGTGCTGCGCATGGTCGAGAGCGGCGTCAGCTTCCCCGACCTCACGATCGAGAACCCGATCCGCGCGATCCGCGAGATATCGAAGAACATCGATGACCTGGCGGCGATCAGGATGGCCAACGGGAGCACGATGACCGCGGTCGAGATCCAGCGGGTCTATCTCCAGCGGGCCATCGAGTTCTGTGCGCAGAACGATGTCGACCCCGAGCACCGGCAGGCAGTGACGCTATGGGAGCACACCCTCGATGCGATCGAGTCCGGGAACTACTCGGCGATCAACCGAAGCATTGACTGGGCCATCAAGAAAAACCTCATCGACCGTTACCGCGAACGGAACGGGCTCGACCTCGACGATCCTCGCGTGCTACAGCTCGACCTCGCCTATCACGACATCAAGCGGGGGAGAGGACTGTTCCCGGTGCTCGAGGCCAAGGGCGCGGTCGACCGGCTCAGCACGGACGAGCAGGTGTCGTCTGCGGAGACGACACCACCCCAGACGACCAGGGCCAAGCTGCGTGGGGACTTCGTCCGCACGGCGCAGGAACTCCGCCGCGACGTCACCGTCGACTGGGTACACCTGAAGCTCAACGACCAGTCCGCCCGGACGATCCTGTGCCGCGACCCGTTCAAGAACGTCGACGAACGGGTCGAGCGGATGATCGAGGGCATGCGGCAGGCGGCACCGCGGCCTCGCTGA